The following are from one region of the Patescibacteria group bacterium genome:
- a CDS encoding PEP-utilizing enzyme codes for MLKDKARINLDIKFIADKTSGISCEPFLASIPLKVVEANNYRHLIKFPFYGLSINCRQKYADEYIDEAKYEGETNKLLVYVRKNGPKYIQDIATLITQEAKDFKKYSDKLIAKIPKLSNRQLVDQMTSYVNHYAYHFGLGGPTFVYEAILSARITESLFFRYQEAPQIINQLLAGKHQSFMVDSEKLLLKIKQEKSKRQKDALIKKYIKEFYYMGPAYIYTKPLNASRVLKLAATAMASKHQSFEKIKGFKLLPEEKLIIDILKPTEIIRDKRKYINHIGSYTLSRFLDEAVKRSGVPMSLAVKSFWFEYSDLVFSPQIIRRKLQKRSKVSLVAVDNNLMYLEGDRIKNRLPVNKGQRSFIGISACQGKTTGKVRVILGPSDFRKFKIGEILVTDMTRPDFMPIIRHARAIITNEGGLTSHAAVISRELNIPCVLGTKVATRILKDGDFVEVDANRGIIKKLK; via the coding sequence ATGCTAAAAGATAAAGCTAGAATTAATTTGGATATCAAATTCATTGCCGACAAAACGTCGGGGATCTCCTGTGAACCATTTTTGGCTTCTATACCACTCAAAGTAGTTGAAGCTAACAATTATCGGCATTTAATTAAATTCCCTTTTTATGGTTTAAGTATCAATTGTCGTCAGAAGTATGCCGACGAATATATAGATGAAGCTAAATATGAAGGAGAGACTAATAAGCTATTAGTTTATGTAAGAAAAAATGGTCCTAAATATATACAAGATATTGCTACTTTAATTACTCAAGAAGCCAAGGATTTTAAGAAATATTCAGATAAGCTCATAGCCAAAATACCTAAACTTAGTAATCGCCAATTAGTTGACCAGATGACGTCTTATGTTAATCACTATGCTTATCATTTTGGCTTAGGGGGGCCAACTTTTGTTTATGAAGCTATTTTATCGGCTCGGATCACTGAATCACTGTTTTTCCGGTACCAAGAGGCGCCGCAAATTATTAACCAGCTTTTGGCTGGTAAACACCAAAGTTTCATGGTGGATAGTGAAAAACTACTTTTAAAAATCAAGCAAGAAAAAAGTAAAAGACAAAAAGATGCTTTAATAAAAAAGTATATTAAAGAATTTTACTATATGGGCCCGGCTTATATCTACACAAAACCTTTGAATGCAAGTAGAGTCCTTAAGTTGGCAGCTACTGCTATGGCATCCAAACATCAATCATTTGAAAAAATAAAAGGTTTTAAACTTTTACCTGAGGAAAAATTAATTATCGATATTTTAAAACCGACGGAAATAATTCGTGATAAAAGAAAGTATATCAATCATATTGGTTCTTACACTTTATCTAGATTCTTAGATGAAGCAGTCAAAAGGTCTGGTGTGCCAATGAGTTTAGCTGTTAAGTCTTTCTGGTTTGAATACAGTGATTTAGTTTTTTCACCACAGATAATTAGGAGGAAACTGCAAAAAAGGAGTAAGGTCTCACTTGTGGCAGTTGATAATAATTTAATGTATCTAGAGGGAGATAGGATAAAAAACAGATTGCCGGTAAATAAAGGACAGCGATCTTTCATTGGTATTTCAGCATGCCAAGGAAAAACTACTGGTAAGGTACGCGTAATTCTGGGACCGTCAGATTTTAGAAAATTTAAGATAGGAGAGATACTGGTAACTGATATGACCAGGCCGGATTTCATGCCAATTATCCGTCATGCTAGAGCCATTATTACAAATGAGGGAGGGCTTACTTCTCACGCGGCTGTTATTTCCAGGGAGCTTAATATTCCCTGCGTACTGGGCACTAAAGTTGCGACCAGAATATTAAAGGACGGAGATTTCGTGGAAGTAGACGCAAATCGCGGTATAATAAAAAAATTAAAATAG